In Spinacia oleracea cultivar Varoflay chromosome 5, BTI_SOV_V1, whole genome shotgun sequence, a single window of DNA contains:
- the LOC130461157 gene encoding uncharacterized protein has product MDEDQHANSGPSNKSPNQVPQKQKKKPRGPTKGIKSMPGVPRIIEWDHLDRPTGKWATDYKNHIGEISRVKVSILIRTWEDVSQGIKDTLWEDVKREFHITDETKKEVVLKSCDKRWREFKSRLTTGWIRGTRKRPKDEKMPYDLYSYITKDIWKEFVKIRTSEEAEEISEKARQSQSFNIYPHHMGQKSYAEMTSEWQRKGYIPSVSSSSEGSSASTISSSLPSRTCLWLLARSVPDEKGNPYLPDQGTQKVKENIDEWKRKQDEGEFVPKSARDDVLSRALGKTKEGRPLTFGGGVGIKAVWGTGERRSFRRYGDAEMEEMEARVTKRVKDETIQEMNSKMDAMVMEKFITFAKELGVQIPSHMRIDANVHSSCRSGGLDPFADITV; this is encoded by the exons atggatgaagatcaacacgcaaattcaggtccttctaacaaatcaccaaatcaagtgccccaaaagcaaaaaaaaaagccaagaggccctacaaaaggaataaaatccatgcccggggttccaagaataattgaatgggatcacttggaccgacccacagggaaatgggcaacggattacaagaatcacattggcgagataagtcgcgtaaaggtttcaatattgatcagaacctgggaagatgtttcacaaggaataaaagacactttgtgggaagacgtcaag agagaatttcatatcacagatgaaactaagaaagaagttgtcttaaagagttgtgataagcgttggagggaattcaaatcaagattgACGACTGGTTGGATCCGGGGTACAAGAAAAAggccaaaagatgaaaagatgccatatgatttgtatagttatataactaaggatatatggaaggaatttgtgaagatacgtacctccgaagaagctgag gaaataagtgagaaagcaagacaaagtcaatctttcaacatatatcctcatcatatgggacagaaatcatatgctgaaatgacaagtgaatggcagagaaaagggtacattccctcagtttcttcgtcatctgaaggttcctctgcgtctacaatttcttcaagtttgccgagtaggacatgtttatggcttcttgcaagatcggtaccagatgagaaaggaaatccttacttgccggatcagggcacacaaaaggtcaaagaaaatatt gatgaatggaaaaggaaacaagatgaaggggaatttgttcccaaaagtgcacgagatgatgtcttatctcgtgcacttggtaagactaaagaagggagaccactaacatttggtggtggagtaggcatcaaagctgtgtgggggaccggagagcggcgtagctttcgacggtatggagatgcggagatggaggaaatggaagcaagagtgaccaaaagggtcaaagatgagacaatacaagagatgaactccaagatggatgccatggtcatggagaaatttatcacatttgctaaagaacttggtgtccaaataccaagccatatgaggatagacgcaaatgttcatagtagttgtcgttccgggggtttagatccatttgccgacattacggtatga